The proteins below come from a single uncultured Carboxylicivirga sp. genomic window:
- a CDS encoding SIMPL domain-containing protein has translation MTKKVILLNMLLLTSLLVTAQTSKNFIDQPYIEVTGKSEMEIVPDMIYLKVIIDEKDSKTKASLESQEQQMMKVLNEIGIDTKKDVAVIDYSSNFQDHWIKKTDIMTTKQYEVLVHSGKTVALIYMNLEKIDISNISVTKLDHSKMEELRKEVKINAIKAAKHKAELLMDAIGQRAGKAIYVQELNRNIYQARAMTANSKMRISSDKEYLPEIEFQKLNLDAEVQVRFTIE, from the coding sequence ATGACGAAGAAAGTAATTCTATTGAATATGTTGCTTTTAACTAGCCTCCTTGTTACCGCGCAAACCAGTAAAAACTTTATTGATCAACCTTATATTGAAGTAACTGGTAAATCGGAAATGGAAATTGTACCCGATATGATATACCTGAAAGTGATTATCGATGAAAAAGATTCGAAAACAAAAGCATCACTTGAAAGTCAGGAACAACAAATGATGAAGGTATTGAATGAAATTGGAATTGATACAAAAAAAGATGTTGCTGTTATCGACTATTCAAGTAATTTTCAAGACCACTGGATTAAGAAAACAGATATAATGACCACCAAACAATACGAGGTTTTGGTTCACTCAGGAAAAACAGTAGCTCTTATTTATATGAATCTCGAAAAAATAGATATTTCCAATATCTCGGTTACAAAATTGGATCATAGTAAAATGGAAGAGCTCAGAAAAGAAGTTAAAATTAATGCCATAAAAGCTGCAAAACACAAAGCTGAATTACTTATGGATGCAATTGGTCAAAGAGCTGGTAAAGCCATTTATGTACAGGAATTAAACCGTAATATTTACCAGGCTCGAGCAATGACAGCGAATTCAAAAATGAGAATATCATCAGATAAAGAATATTTGCCTGAAATAGAGTTTCAAAAACTTAATCTAGATGCCGAGGTTCAGGTACGTTTTACAATAGAATAA
- a CDS encoding class I SAM-dependent methyltransferase, which yields MKEMWDDKFSKTEYAYGVDPNIEFKEFIDQLEPGKILLLGEGEGRNAVYTASKGWNVTAVDFSSEGQKKAYSLAKKHHVDIEYKVQDVTQYKAPDNSYDCIALIFLHMPSTDFYPMLRKLHSTLTNNGKLFIVGFHTDQLNYSSGGPKKEDWLLTNELLEKELTNYSITKNTHLLTHLSQGYSHQGQGSIVIFNASK from the coding sequence ATGAAAGAAATGTGGGACGATAAGTTTAGCAAAACAGAATACGCCTATGGTGTAGATCCAAACATAGAATTTAAAGAGTTTATTGATCAATTAGAACCTGGTAAAATACTGTTACTTGGTGAAGGAGAGGGCCGAAATGCCGTTTATACAGCCAGTAAAGGTTGGAATGTTACAGCTGTTGATTTTAGCTCCGAAGGACAAAAAAAAGCCTATTCTTTAGCTAAAAAACACCATGTTGATATCGAATATAAAGTGCAGGATGTGACTCAATATAAAGCACCAGATAACTCATATGACTGCATTGCACTCATCTTTTTACACATGCCATCAACTGATTTTTACCCAATGCTACGCAAATTGCACTCAACATTAACTAATAATGGCAAGTTATTTATAGTTGGTTTTCATACCGATCAGTTAAACTACTCAAGCGGTGGACCTAAAAAAGAAGATTGGTTACTTACTAACGAACTTTTGGAAAAAGAATTAACTAACTACTCAATTACAAAGAATACCCATTTACTTACTCATCTATCGCAAGGTTACTCGCATCAGGGGCAGGGAAGTATTGTTATATTCAATGCAAGTAAGTAA